In Hydra vulgaris chromosome 06, alternate assembly HydraT2T_AEP, a genomic segment contains:
- the LOC136081351 gene encoding putative autophagy-related protein 11: MAVTFQEIKKMMKEMLDDFEKETEVIFKNQEKAVIAIVSSNTKILNERLDKLETNIIANASKIKKIEKELEEIKESLNFNEHVIGKKIENNNKHLFNKIDYKQLEKERFNNEFLNEKIRNLEDRSQRGNLRIDGICEDEVESWEATEEKVHLFFLQKLGLKGIEIERAHRTGPKKVGRPRVIVLKLQQYKDKAKIFKESNRLRGTNIYVNEDFSRETVAIRRKLFAEVKERPLNGESVSVR, encoded by the coding sequence ATGGCAGTAacatttcaagaaataaaaaaaatgatgaaagaaATGCTGGATGATTTTGAAAAGGAAACagaagttatatttaaaaaccaagaaaaagcTGTAATTGCTATTGTTAGTTCAAACACAAAAATACTCAACGAAAGGTTGGATAAACTTGAGACAAATATCATAGCAAAtgcaagtaaaattaaaaaaattgaaaaagaactTGAAGagataaaagaaagtttaaacttCAACGAACACGTAATTggtaaaaagattgaaaataacaacaaacatttatttaacaaaatcgATTACAAACAATTAGAGAAAGAAAGatttaataatgaatttttaaacgaaaaaatccGTAATCTCGAAGATAGATCGCAAAGAGGTAATTTAAGAATTGATGGAATATGTGAAGACGAAGTCGAATCTTGGGAGGCAACCGAAGAAAAGGTTCATctattttttctacaaaaactgGGTTTAAAGGGCATTGAAATTGAACGTGCACATCGCACCGGGCCAAAAAAAGTTGGACGTCCAAGGGTAATAGTCTTAAAACTTCAACAATACAAAGACaaagctaaaatttttaaagaatcaaATCGTCTCAGAGGAACAAACATCTATGTAAATGAAGATTTTTCTCGCGAAACGGTTGCAATCAGAAGAAAATTGTTTGCGGAAGTGAAAGAACGGCCTTTAAACGGTGAGAGTGTTTCGGTTCgataa